The window CACCGGCGCACAGGCGTGGCCGAGTGGACCGCCTCGACGACCAGCTGCGCCGCCCGCTGCGACGGGAGAGGCCCGAGGTACAGGCAGCCGTCGCCCGGGCGCGGGTCGCGCACGACCGACAGGCGGGGGAAGCGCTCGTCCAGGGTGAGCTTCACGTAGGCGTAGCGCTTCCAGTCCTTGGCCCGGCGGTTGAAGCGGGGCCGCAGCTCGTGGATCAGGCGGATCTCCAGCACCGACGCCTCCAGGTCGCCGCTGCACACGACGTGGTCGACGGCGGCCGTCTCCCGGAGGAGCTGGCCTACCTTGCGGCGCTCGTCGCCGGCGAAGTACGACCGCACCCGGCGGCGCAGGTTCACCGCCTTGCCGACGTACAGCACCCGCCCGCCGGCGTCGCGGAACTGGTACACGCCGGGGGAGCGGGGCAGGTCGGCGGCCAGCTTGAGCTTGGCCACCATGGGGTGGCCCTTGACCGTGGGCAGCTCCAGCAGGTCGTCGAGGGCGAGCACGCCGAGGCGGCCGGCCCGCTCGAGCAGGCAGTGGAGGACCTCGCCGGTGGCGAGGGCGTCGTCGAGCGCCCGGTGGGTGGGCTGGTGGCGCACCCGGAAGTGGCGGGACAGGGTCGACAGCTGGGCGTTGGGGACCTCGTCGCCCACCAGTCGGCGGGCGAGGGCGCAGGTGTCGACCGACCGGTTGGCCAGGCGGGGCCGCCCGGTGGCGGCCAGGGCGGCGTTCAGGAACGAGAGGTCGAAGCGGACGTTGTGCCCGACGATCACGGCGTCGCCCAGGAACTCGAGGAACGACGGGAGCACGGCGCCGATCCGGGGGGCGTCGGTGACCATCGAGGTGGTGATCCCGGTGAGGTAGGTGATCTCGGGCGGGATCCCCTGCTCGGGGTCGACCAGGGTCTGGAACGTCCCCAGGCACTCGCCGCCCCGCAGCTTCACCGCCCCCACCTCGGTGATGGCGCACCGGCCCGGGA of the Acidimicrobiales bacterium genome contains:
- a CDS encoding DEDD exonuclease domain-containing protein; translated protein: MAAWQRSFDDLGTPLFGVTFVVLDLETTGCVPGRCAITEVGAVKLRGGECLGTFQTLVDPEQGIPPEITYLTGITTSMVTDAPRIGAVLPSFLEFLGDAVIVGHNVRFDLSFLNAALAATGRPRLANRSVDTCALARRLVGDEVPNAQLSTLSRHFRVRHQPTHRALDDALATGEVLHCLLERAGRLGVLALDDLLELPTVKGHPMVAKLKLAADLPRSPGVYQFRDAGGRVLYVGKAVNLRRRVRSYFAGDERRKVGQLLRETAAVDHVVCSGDLEASVLEIRLIHELRPRFNRRAKDWKRYAYVKLTLDERFPRLSVVRDPRPGDGCLYLGPLPSQRAAQLVVEAVHSATPVRRCTARPGRTPRAAPCAPAQLGVAACPCAGGADAARYPSIVDTVLRGLTTEPARLLGPLEARMRALAAEQRYEEAAATRERAAALASALARQRRLDALRRAGRVDLEVEGEGGAVLDRGRLVSAGAGTAGATPLPFEAPAPADAGDGPLPRHLADEVLCVASWLDRAAGRVRLARCDAPLVTPLPELPRFEPGGGTNRQRRPPGPAASLPVGAQSPESGRPKGSPNDSGPAAAPSSPRVASPS